Proteins from a genomic interval of Verrucomicrobiales bacterium:
- a CDS encoding tyrosine-type recombinase/integrase — MRNDELPELIQRFFTHYLSAQRDLSQHTQRGYRDTFRLLLGFLAKRNNRTVDQLTLENLSPAAVLAFLDFLEKQRANSSRTRNLRLAAVRTFVRFVIGEAVGVSFIAVGHRILAIPQKKFAKPVLGFLTRKEVEAVLAAMDERTFSGKRDRLLFTLLYNTGARITEALQLRPRDFMHRSVHLQGKGRKDRSVPLWPHVERLLSRWCRENKTGPDELIFTNRLRQTLSRDGAAFRLSLAVRQAEQKCPSLKGRRITCHTFRHSCAMGLLQAGVALEVIALWLGHAKPLTTHGYIEANLKMKEACLKRLTAPKLRSHQKSQNSSRLLAFLRAI; from the coding sequence ATGCGAAATGATGAACTGCCGGAGCTAATTCAGCGCTTTTTCACCCACTACCTGTCGGCACAACGTGATTTGAGCCAACACACGCAGAGGGGGTATCGGGACACATTTCGACTGCTGCTGGGATTTCTGGCCAAGCGAAACAACCGCACCGTGGACCAATTGACCCTCGAAAACCTCAGCCCAGCGGCAGTCCTCGCATTCCTCGACTTCTTGGAGAAGCAGCGGGCGAACTCTTCCCGCACACGCAATCTGCGACTTGCTGCAGTCCGCACTTTCGTTCGGTTCGTAATCGGCGAGGCAGTTGGGGTCAGTTTTATTGCTGTGGGACATCGTATTCTCGCCATTCCACAAAAGAAGTTCGCCAAACCAGTCCTTGGTTTCTTGACTCGAAAGGAGGTTGAAGCAGTGCTTGCGGCCATGGACGAACGCACGTTTTCGGGGAAGCGCGACCGTCTACTCTTCACGCTGCTTTACAACACGGGAGCTCGGATTACGGAGGCACTCCAACTCCGCCCCCGAGATTTTATGCACCGCTCTGTCCACCTACAGGGCAAGGGACGCAAGGATCGATCCGTGCCGTTGTGGCCGCACGTGGAACGACTCTTAAGTCGATGGTGCCGAGAGAATAAAACCGGACCTGATGAGTTGATCTTCACCAATCGACTACGCCAGACGCTGAGCCGTGACGGCGCGGCGTTTCGTCTCTCATTGGCAGTCCGTCAAGCTGAGCAAAAGTGTCCCTCCCTGAAAGGTCGCCGCATCACCTGCCACACGTTCCGACATTCATGCGCAATGGGTCTGCTGCAGGCAGGCGTGGCTCTTGAGGTCATCGCGCTCTGGCTCGGCCACGCAAAACCGCTAACGACTCACGGTTATATTGAGGCCAATTTGAAAATGAAAGAGGCATGCCTTAAGCGGCTGACCGCGCCGAAATTGAGATCCCATCAGAAGTCGCAAAACTCCTCTCGACTCTTGGCGTT